In one Nostoc sp. KVJ3 genomic region, the following are encoded:
- a CDS encoding Npun_R2821/Npun_R2822 family protein — translation MIDGIYILANDVVYDQLVALLNSIEANAGRKIPICILPYNQRLDKVKAEIASRDNVTLFEDSDSIAYWDNFATQIWKNYPRAQKTWREWGFPELYELPMHRKFCAVDGPFDRFIYFDADTLLMGPVDYVYEKLDTSDWVVNDFQYKSDLKFIFDGSSEQIQQIFNSENLQDKVFCAGWFATKKNIFSPAIRAELIEKLTSGEADVMAFLAPDQSLFNYMVLRSGISYYNFAFHDCEQATGNHWSSQFDVVDNILYDQGRRLTYLHYMSISSSGFVRLCGGEDVDIPYRDVFLYYRYLKSPEKRPQSFTRPSQIKLLQNSTSSFIQQRVNNFKLNYRNFKDKINGY, via the coding sequence ATGATTGATGGTATCTACATCCTAGCCAATGATGTTGTCTATGACCAATTAGTTGCGTTGCTCAACAGTATAGAAGCTAATGCTGGTAGGAAAATTCCTATTTGTATACTTCCATATAATCAGCGTTTAGATAAGGTGAAGGCAGAAATTGCATCTAGAGATAATGTCACCTTATTTGAAGATTCTGATTCTATAGCTTACTGGGATAACTTTGCGACTCAGATATGGAAAAATTATCCTAGAGCGCAAAAAACTTGGCGAGAGTGGGGTTTTCCAGAACTTTATGAGTTACCAATGCACCGCAAATTTTGTGCTGTGGATGGCCCCTTTGATAGATTTATTTACTTTGATGCAGATACCTTGTTAATGGGGCCAGTAGATTATGTATATGAAAAATTAGATACATCTGATTGGGTAGTGAATGATTTTCAATATAAGTCAGACTTAAAATTTATTTTTGATGGCTCCTCAGAGCAAATACAGCAAATTTTTAACTCAGAAAACTTGCAAGATAAAGTATTTTGTGCTGGTTGGTTTGCCACCAAGAAAAATATTTTTTCTCCAGCTATCAGAGCCGAATTAATCGAGAAATTAACATCAGGTGAGGCAGATGTCATGGCTTTTTTAGCGCCTGACCAATCTTTATTTAACTACATGGTATTGAGAAGTGGAATTTCCTATTATAACTTTGCTTTTCATGACTGCGAACAGGCAACTGGTAATCACTGGAGTTCTCAATTTGATGTGGTAGATAATATCCTCTACGACCAAGGGCGGAGGTTGACCTACTTACACTATATGAGTATATCTTCTTCAGGTTTTGTGCGGCTTTGTGGGGGTGAAGATGTTGATATTCCTTACCGCGATGTTTTCTTATATTATCGCTATTTAAAATCACCTGAAAAACGCCCTCAAAGTTTTACCCGCCCAAGCCAGATAAAGCTTCTGCAAAATTCTACTAGTAGTTTTATTCAGCAAAGAGTGAACAATTTTAAACTAAACTATCGGAACTTCAAGGATAAAATTAATGGGTACTAA
- a CDS encoding ABC1 kinase family protein — MGQYQPAQLKLYNPDAIARYYSYRPWLAWGRLLRIISSFAGFIISLKWDEWQDKVEQNKGKRAIQLRELLTRLGPTFIKVGQALSTRPDLIRKDFLEELIKLQDQLPPFDNAIAYKIIETELDRPIHESFSELSPNPVAAASLGQVYRGRLISGEEVAVKVQRPNLRPTLTRDLYLLRWGASWVAPWLPLNLGHDLTLIVDEFGTKLFEEIDYINEGRNAEHFASNFRNDPQVKVPGIYWRYTNTHVLTLEWINGFKLTDTKSIRQAGLDPEAIIQIGVTSGLQQLLEHGFFHADPHPGNLFAVPDGRMAYIDFGMMDQLEENTKETLVDALVHLVNKDYTDLAEDFVKLGFLTPDTNICTIVPALEAVLGNAIGKNVKDFNFKTITDEFSELMYEYPFRVPAKFALIIRSLVTQEGIALSLNPDFKIVEVGYPYIARRLLTGESPELRRRLLNVLFKDGKFQWQRLENLIAIARSDNNFDVLPTAQMGFQFLMSEEGKFLRRQLVLALTEDDRLHTEDVQRLWNLVKDDLKPDRLLNVAIGILTNLSREGTAAILPKATFLDPFTGNQSAIKN, encoded by the coding sequence GTGGGTCAGTATCAACCTGCTCAACTAAAACTCTATAATCCAGATGCGATCGCTCGCTATTATAGTTACCGTCCTTGGCTAGCCTGGGGGCGACTGCTGAGAATTATCTCCTCTTTTGCAGGATTTATCATCAGTCTCAAGTGGGACGAATGGCAAGACAAAGTTGAGCAGAACAAAGGTAAACGAGCTATTCAGTTGCGAGAACTGCTCACCCGCCTCGGCCCGACTTTTATTAAAGTTGGTCAAGCCCTCTCCACCAGACCTGACTTAATCCGTAAGGATTTTCTAGAAGAACTGATCAAGTTACAAGATCAGTTACCACCCTTCGATAATGCGATCGCTTACAAAATTATCGAAACCGAGCTAGACCGTCCAATTCACGAAAGTTTTAGCGAACTCTCACCTAATCCAGTCGCTGCTGCTAGCTTGGGTCAAGTATACCGTGGTCGTCTGATCAGTGGTGAAGAAGTTGCAGTGAAGGTGCAACGCCCCAACTTACGCCCAACTCTCACCCGCGACCTCTACTTATTGCGCTGGGGGGCGAGTTGGGTAGCTCCTTGGTTGCCTCTCAACCTCGGTCACGACCTAACTTTAATCGTGGACGAGTTTGGCACAAAGCTATTTGAAGAAATCGACTATATAAATGAAGGCCGCAACGCCGAACACTTTGCTAGCAACTTCCGCAACGACCCCCAAGTTAAAGTTCCCGGAATTTACTGGCGTTATACCAATACCCACGTTTTAACCCTGGAATGGATTAACGGCTTTAAGTTGACGGATACTAAAAGCATCCGCCAAGCAGGTTTAGATCCAGAAGCGATTATCCAAATTGGCGTTACTTCAGGATTGCAACAGCTACTAGAACACGGCTTCTTTCATGCTGACCCCCATCCGGGTAATTTATTTGCTGTACCCGATGGTCGGATGGCTTATATTGACTTCGGCATGATGGATCAGTTGGAGGAAAACACCAAAGAAACCCTAGTAGATGCGTTAGTGCATTTGGTGAATAAAGACTATACCGACTTAGCCGAAGACTTTGTAAAATTAGGATTTTTGACTCCAGACACGAATATTTGCACAATAGTACCAGCATTAGAAGCAGTGCTAGGAAACGCCATTGGCAAAAATGTCAAGGATTTTAACTTCAAAACGATTACCGATGAATTCTCGGAATTGATGTACGAATATCCTTTCCGAGTTCCGGCGAAGTTTGCTTTAATTATTCGTTCTTTGGTGACTCAAGAAGGTATCGCCCTCAGCCTCAACCCAGACTTCAAAATTGTGGAAGTGGGTTATCCCTACATAGCGCGGCGGTTGCTGACAGGAGAATCACCAGAATTACGGCGGCGATTATTGAATGTGTTATTCAAAGATGGTAAATTTCAGTGGCAGCGTTTAGAGAATCTAATTGCGATCGCTCGTAGTGATAACAACTTTGATGTATTACCCACAGCCCAAATGGGTTTCCAGTTTTTAATGTCCGAAGAAGGCAAATTTCTGCGGCGACAGTTGGTGCTAGCTCTGACCGAAGATGACCGCCTCCACACCGAAGATGTCCAACGCCTGTGGAACCTGGTTAAAGATGACTTAAAACCGGATCGTTTATTAAATGTAGCGATCGGCATTTTAACAAATTTATCTAGAGAAGGCACAGCAGCTATTCTGCCAAAAGCTACATTCCTTGACCCTTTTACTGGAAACCAGTCAGCAATTAAAAACTAA
- a CDS encoding M1 family metallopeptidase, with protein sequence MSKSYFDTDNNGHKPFELPGARPHYNPDRPGQVEHIFLDLSLDIPKQSYQGSCSIRLLPIRNGIDRLTLDAVNLNIESVQVDDVPQNFDYDGEQLSIQLSEVTQIGKRLLIAIAYSVAKPQRGIYFIQPDKHYPNKPTQVWTQGEDEDSRFWFPCFDYPGQLSTSEIRVRVPNPLVAISNGELIDTTEDGDYKIYHWSQQQVHPTYLMTLAVGDFAEIRDEWRGKPVTYYVEKGREEDAKRSMSKTPRMIEFLSQNYGYPYPFPKYAQVCVDDFIFGGMENTSTTLLTDRCLLDERAALDNRNTESLVVHELAHQWFGDLVVIKHWSHAWIKEGMASYSEVMWTEQEYSLEEAAYYRLLEARRYISEDSSRYRRPMVTHIYREPIELYDRHIYEKGSCVYHMIRAQLGDELFWQAIQTFVQDNAHKTVETIDLLRAIEKATGHNLLFLFDQYVYRGGHPDFKVAYSWDGDANLAKITVTQTQAAEGQNGSKDLFDLKIPIGFGYTQQEEVRSEELGVRSEELKVKNNSKLLTPHSQLKTFVVRVNEREQSFYFPLENKPQYISFDVENNYLKTVILEYPIAELKAQLEFDPNPISRIYAAEALTKKGGLEATKALSTALKNDPLWGVRVEVAKQLAKINLDQAFDGLVVGLKDKNAYVRRSVVEALGQIKTAESYKVVKGLLQKGDPSYYVEAAASRVIGAIASANLEEKPKEDKVLKQLKGILEEKAGWNEVVRSGAIAGLAEFKTSESALNLLIEYTKLGVPQPLRLATIRALGKISIGQSPVNLERILEKLTELAKETFFLTQVAVASALGQMETPKAVGILRSLAEQTADGRVRRNAEEEISKVQKNIGSEKNLRQLREDFDQLKQQNQELRSRLENLEAKSK encoded by the coding sequence TACGATGGGGAACAGCTTTCTATCCAACTTTCTGAGGTGACTCAGATTGGTAAACGCTTGCTGATTGCGATCGCCTACTCGGTGGCAAAACCACAACGCGGTATTTATTTTATCCAACCAGACAAGCACTATCCAAACAAACCGACTCAAGTTTGGACTCAAGGGGAAGACGAAGACTCTCGCTTTTGGTTCCCCTGCTTTGACTATCCAGGACAATTATCTACTTCCGAAATTCGCGTTCGTGTTCCTAACCCTCTTGTGGCGATTTCTAACGGTGAACTCATTGACACTACAGAAGATGGTGACTATAAAATCTACCATTGGTCACAGCAACAAGTTCATCCCACCTACTTGATGACTTTGGCAGTAGGTGATTTTGCTGAAATTAGGGACGAGTGGAGGGGTAAACCAGTCACCTACTACGTAGAAAAGGGACGGGAAGAAGATGCTAAACGCAGCATGAGCAAAACTCCCCGGATGATTGAATTTTTGAGCCAAAATTATGGTTATCCCTATCCTTTCCCGAAATATGCCCAGGTTTGTGTCGATGACTTCATCTTTGGCGGGATGGAAAACACCTCCACAACCTTGTTAACAGATAGATGTTTGCTGGATGAACGCGCCGCTTTAGACAACCGCAATACCGAAAGTTTAGTTGTCCACGAACTCGCGCACCAATGGTTTGGTGATTTGGTGGTAATTAAGCATTGGTCTCATGCTTGGATTAAGGAAGGAATGGCTTCCTATTCTGAGGTGATGTGGACAGAACAGGAATATAGTCTAGAAGAAGCAGCTTACTATCGTTTATTAGAAGCTCGTCGTTACATTAGTGAAGATAGCAGCCGCTATCGTCGCCCAATGGTAACGCATATTTACCGGGAACCGATTGAACTTTACGATCGCCACATCTACGAAAAAGGGTCTTGTGTTTATCACATGATTCGCGCCCAATTGGGAGATGAATTATTTTGGCAAGCAATTCAAACATTTGTCCAAGATAATGCCCATAAAACTGTAGAAACAATCGATTTACTCAGGGCAATTGAAAAGGCTACTGGACACAATCTTTTGTTCCTCTTTGACCAATATGTTTATCGTGGTGGTCATCCTGATTTTAAGGTAGCTTACTCTTGGGATGGGGATGCTAATTTGGCGAAAATTACGGTAACTCAAACCCAAGCTGCTGAAGGTCAAAATGGCAGTAAGGATTTGTTTGATTTAAAAATACCTATTGGTTTTGGCTATACCCAACAGGAAGAAGTGAGGAGTGAGGAGTTAGGAGTGAGAAGTGAGGAGTTAAAAGTTAAAAATAATTCAAAATTATTAACTCCTCACTCACAACTTAAAACTTTTGTAGTGCGGGTAAATGAACGAGAACAAAGCTTCTATTTTCCCCTAGAAAATAAGCCCCAATACATCAGTTTTGATGTTGAGAATAATTACCTGAAAACAGTAATTTTAGAGTATCCAATAGCAGAGTTAAAAGCACAGTTAGAATTTGACCCCAATCCAATTTCGCGCATCTATGCAGCAGAAGCTTTAACTAAAAAAGGCGGGTTAGAAGCGACAAAAGCACTATCTACGGCGCTGAAAAATGATCCATTGTGGGGTGTGCGGGTGGAAGTAGCAAAACAACTAGCCAAAATTAATTTAGATCAAGCCTTTGATGGCTTAGTTGTGGGATTAAAAGATAAAAATGCTTACGTGCGCCGATCTGTAGTTGAAGCACTTGGTCAAATCAAAACTGCTGAAAGCTATAAAGTTGTGAAAGGGTTGTTGCAAAAGGGCGATCCTAGCTACTACGTGGAAGCAGCAGCCTCTCGTGTAATCGGCGCGATCGCATCGGCAAACTTGGAAGAAAAACCCAAGGAAGACAAGGTATTAAAGCAACTCAAAGGCATTTTAGAAGAAAAGGCGGGTTGGAATGAAGTCGTGCGGAGTGGTGCGATCGCTGGTTTAGCTGAATTCAAAACCTCAGAATCAGCTTTAAATCTGCTAATCGAATACACCAAACTCGGTGTACCACAACCATTACGTCTAGCTACAATTCGCGCTTTAGGAAAGATTTCTATAGGTCAAAGTCCGGTTAATTTAGAACGGATTTTAGAAAAATTAACAGAACTGGCCAAAGAAACCTTCTTTTTAACGCAAGTAGCGGTGGCATCAGCATTAGGACAAATGGAAACACCCAAAGCAGTCGGGATTTTGCGATCGCTAGCTGAACAAACAGCAGATGGGCGTGTCCGTCGCAATGCTGAAGAAGAAATTTCCAAGGTGCAAAAGAATATCGGTTCCGAAAAAAATCTGCGTCAATTGCGTGAAGATTTCGACCAACTCAAACAACAAAACCAGGAATTGAGAAGCCGTTTAGAAAACTTGGAGGCCAAATCTAAATAA